A genomic segment from Castor canadensis chromosome 1, mCasCan1.hap1v2, whole genome shotgun sequence encodes:
- the Dusp8 gene encoding dual specificity protein phosphatase 8 isoform X3 — protein sequence MCQLATSTPTPHLWASQQRPLGQPLISVRKSVGVGAGCKWAIACAPSVAELPASRSVGAWTRVSLPAAGWARGVGRVQLSLKGGFATFSSCFPGLCEGKPAALPSMSLSQPCLPVPSVGLTRILPHLYLGSQKDVLNKDLMTQNGISYVLNASNSCPKPDFICDSHFMRIPINDNYCEKLLPWLDKSIEFIDKAKLSSCQVIVHCLAGISRSATIAIAYIMKTMGMSSDDAYRFVKDRRPSISPNFNFLGQLLEYERSLKLLAALQGDPPHLGTPEPLQGPAAGIPLPRLPPSTSENAATGSAAGTTAREGSPRAGGEVPAPTGAPATSALQQGLRGLHLSSDRLQDTNRLKRSFSLDIKSAYAPSRQPDCPGPPDPGEAPKLCKLDSPSGGTLGLPSPSPDSPDVAPEARPRPRRRPRPLAGSPARSPVHGLGLNFGDTARQTPRHGLSALSAPGLPGPGQPAGPGAWVPPLDSPGTPSPDGPWCFSPEGAQGAGSARFPAFGRVVAPGPGASSGDLRRREATRAEPRDVRTGWPEEPAPDAQFKRRSCQMEFEEGMVEGRARGEELAALGKQASFSGSVEVIEVS from the exons ATGTGCCAGCTGGCCACCTCGACCCCAACCCCACATTTATGGGCATCACAGCAGCGTCCTCTGGGCCAGCCCCTAATTAGCGTAAGGAAGAGTGTGGGCGTAGGTGCGGGCTGTAAATGGGCGATAGCATGCGCCCCCAGCGTGGCAGAgctgcctgccagcaggagtgtAGGTGCCTGGACCAGAGTCTCGCTGCCCGCTGCAGGCTGGGCTCGGGGAGTAGGCAGAGTGCAGCTGAGCCTCAAAG GGGGCTTTGCCACCTTTTCCTCCTGCTTCCCCGGCCTCTGTGAGGGCAAGCCTGCTGCCCTGCCATCCATGAGCCTTTCCCAGCCCTGCCTGCCAGTGCCCAGTGTGGGCCTGACCCGAATCCTGCCTCACCTCTACCTGGGCTCTCAGAAAGATGTCCTAAACAAG GATCTGATGACCCAAAATGGAATAAGCTATGTCCTCAATGCCAGCAACTCCTGCCCCAAGCCGGACTTCATCTGCGACAGTCACTTCATGCGTATTCCCATCAATGACAACTACTGTGAAAAGCTGCTGCCCTGGCTGGACAAGTCCATCGAGTTCATTg ATAAAGCCAAGCTGTCCAGCTGCCAGGTCATCGTCCACTGTCTGGCTGGCATCTCCCGCTCTGCCACCATTGCCATCGCCTACATCATGAAGACCATGGGCATGTCCTCTGATGATGCCTACAG GTTCGTGAAGGACCGGCGCCCTTCCATTTCTCCCAACTTCAACTTCCTGGGTCAGCTGCTGGAGTATGAGCGAAGCCTGAAGCTGCTGGCTGCCCTGCAGGGTGACCCGCCCCACCTAGGAACCCCAGAGCCCCTCCAGGGCCCTGCAGCAGGAATCCCACTGCCCAGGCTGCCACCATCTACCTCAGAGAATGCTGCCACAGGCAGTGCAGCCGGCACCACAGCCAGGGAGGGCAGtcccagggctggtggagaggtaCCAGCACCCACTGGGGCGCCAGCCACCAGCGCACTGCAGCAGGGCCTGCGTGGCCTGCACCTCTCTTCTGACCGCCTCCAGGACACCAATCGCCTCAAGCGTTCATTCTCACTGGACATCAAGTCGGCCTATGCCCCGAGCAGGCAGCCTGACTGCCCTGGACCGCCCGACCCCGGCGAGGCCCCGAAGCTCTGCAAGCTGGACAGCCCGTCTGGGGGCACACTGGGGCTACCCTCGCCAAGCCCCGACAGCCCTGATGTGGCACCAGAGGCGAGGCCGCGACCTCGCCGGCGGCCAAGGCCCCTGGCCGGTTCTCCTGCGCGCTCGCCGGTGCACGGCCTCGGCCTGAACTTCGGCGACACAGCCCGGCAGACTCCGCGGCACGGCCTCTCGGCCCTGTCAGCGCCCGGGCTGCCCGGCCCTGGCCAGCCGGCTGGCCCCGGGGCCTGGGTGCCGCCGCTGGACTCCCCGGGCACGCCGTCGCCCGATGGGCCGTGGTGCTTCAGCCCTGAGGGCGCGCAGGGGGCGGGCAGCGCCCGGTTCCCGGCCTTTGGCCGGGTGGTTGCGCCGGGACCCGGTGCCAGCAGCGGTGACCTGCGGCGGCGGGAGGCGACGCGGGCAGAGCCCCGGGACGTGCGGACCGGCTGGCCGGAGGAGCCGGCCCCGGACGCGCAGTTCAAGCGGCGCAGTTGCCAGATGGAGTTCGAGGAGGGCATGGTGGAGGGGCGCGCGCGCGGCGAGGAGCTGGCGGCTCTGGGCAAGCAGGCCAGCTTCTCCGGCAGCGTGGAGGTCATCGAGGTGTCATGA
- the Dusp8 gene encoding dual specificity protein phosphatase 8 isoform X2, whose translation MAGDRLPRKVMDAKKLASLLRGGPGGPLVIDSRSFVEYNSWHVLSSVNICCSKLVKRRLQQGKVTIAELIQPAVEATEPQDVVVYDQSTRDASVLAADSFLSILLSKLDGCFHSVAILTGGFATFSSCFPGLCEGKPAALPSMSLSQPCLPVPSVGLTRILPHLYLGSQKDVLNKDLMTQNGISYVLNASNSCPKPDFICDSHFMRIPINDNYCEKLLPWLDKSIEFIDKAKLSSCQVIVHCLAGISRSATIAIAYIMKTMGMSSDDAYRFVKDRRPSISPNFNFLGQLLEYERSLKLLAALQGDPPHLGTPEPLQGPAAGIPLPRLPPSTSENAATGSAAGTTAREGSPRAGGEVPAPTGAPATSALQQGLRGLHLSSDRLQDTNRLKRSFSLDIKSAYAPSRQPDCPGPPDPGEAPKLCKLDSPSGGTLGLPSPSPDSPDVAPEARPRPRRRPRPLAGSPARSPVHGLGLNFGDTARQTPRHGLSALSAPGLPGPGQPAGPGAWVPPLDSPGTPSPDGPWCFSPEGAQGAGSARFPAFGRVVAPGPGASSGDLRRREATRAEPRDVRTGWPEEPAPDAQFKRRSCQMEFEEGMVEGRARGEELAALGKQASFSGSVEVIEVS comes from the exons ATGGCCGGTGACCGGCTCCCACGGAAGGTCATGGATGCCAAGAAGTTGGCCAGCCTACTGCGGGGCGGGCCTGGGGGCCCTCTGGTCATCGACAGCCGCTCCTTCGTGGAGTACAACAGCTGGCATGTGCTCAGTTCTGTCAACATCTGCTGCTCCAAGCTGGTGAAGCGGCGGTTGCAGCAGGGCAAAGTGACCATCGCTGAGCTCATCCAGCCAGCT GTGGAGGCCACAGAACCACAGGACGTGGTGGTCTATGACCAGAGCACACGGGACGCTAGTGTGCTGGCAGCAGACAGCTTCCTGTCCATCCTGCTCAGCAAGCTGGACGGCTGCTTCCACAGTGTGGCCATCCTCACAG GGGGCTTTGCCACCTTTTCCTCCTGCTTCCCCGGCCTCTGTGAGGGCAAGCCTGCTGCCCTGCCATCCATGAGCCTTTCCCAGCCCTGCCTGCCAGTGCCCAGTGTGGGCCTGACCCGAATCCTGCCTCACCTCTACCTGGGCTCTCAGAAAGATGTCCTAAACAAG GATCTGATGACCCAAAATGGAATAAGCTATGTCCTCAATGCCAGCAACTCCTGCCCCAAGCCGGACTTCATCTGCGACAGTCACTTCATGCGTATTCCCATCAATGACAACTACTGTGAAAAGCTGCTGCCCTGGCTGGACAAGTCCATCGAGTTCATTg ATAAAGCCAAGCTGTCCAGCTGCCAGGTCATCGTCCACTGTCTGGCTGGCATCTCCCGCTCTGCCACCATTGCCATCGCCTACATCATGAAGACCATGGGCATGTCCTCTGATGATGCCTACAG GTTCGTGAAGGACCGGCGCCCTTCCATTTCTCCCAACTTCAACTTCCTGGGTCAGCTGCTGGAGTATGAGCGAAGCCTGAAGCTGCTGGCTGCCCTGCAGGGTGACCCGCCCCACCTAGGAACCCCAGAGCCCCTCCAGGGCCCTGCAGCAGGAATCCCACTGCCCAGGCTGCCACCATCTACCTCAGAGAATGCTGCCACAGGCAGTGCAGCCGGCACCACAGCCAGGGAGGGCAGtcccagggctggtggagaggtaCCAGCACCCACTGGGGCGCCAGCCACCAGCGCACTGCAGCAGGGCCTGCGTGGCCTGCACCTCTCTTCTGACCGCCTCCAGGACACCAATCGCCTCAAGCGTTCATTCTCACTGGACATCAAGTCGGCCTATGCCCCGAGCAGGCAGCCTGACTGCCCTGGACCGCCCGACCCCGGCGAGGCCCCGAAGCTCTGCAAGCTGGACAGCCCGTCTGGGGGCACACTGGGGCTACCCTCGCCAAGCCCCGACAGCCCTGATGTGGCACCAGAGGCGAGGCCGCGACCTCGCCGGCGGCCAAGGCCCCTGGCCGGTTCTCCTGCGCGCTCGCCGGTGCACGGCCTCGGCCTGAACTTCGGCGACACAGCCCGGCAGACTCCGCGGCACGGCCTCTCGGCCCTGTCAGCGCCCGGGCTGCCCGGCCCTGGCCAGCCGGCTGGCCCCGGGGCCTGGGTGCCGCCGCTGGACTCCCCGGGCACGCCGTCGCCCGATGGGCCGTGGTGCTTCAGCCCTGAGGGCGCGCAGGGGGCGGGCAGCGCCCGGTTCCCGGCCTTTGGCCGGGTGGTTGCGCCGGGACCCGGTGCCAGCAGCGGTGACCTGCGGCGGCGGGAGGCGACGCGGGCAGAGCCCCGGGACGTGCGGACCGGCTGGCCGGAGGAGCCGGCCCCGGACGCGCAGTTCAAGCGGCGCAGTTGCCAGATGGAGTTCGAGGAGGGCATGGTGGAGGGGCGCGCGCGCGGCGAGGAGCTGGCGGCTCTGGGCAAGCAGGCCAGCTTCTCCGGCAGCGTGGAGGTCATCGAGGTGTCATGA
- the Dusp8 gene encoding dual specificity protein phosphatase 8 isoform X1, producing MAGDRLPRKVMDAKKLASLLRGGPGGPLVIDSRSFVEYNSWHVLSSVNICCSKLVKRRLQQGKVTIAELIQPAVRSQVEATEPQDVVVYDQSTRDASVLAADSFLSILLSKLDGCFHSVAILTGGFATFSSCFPGLCEGKPAALPSMSLSQPCLPVPSVGLTRILPHLYLGSQKDVLNKDLMTQNGISYVLNASNSCPKPDFICDSHFMRIPINDNYCEKLLPWLDKSIEFIDKAKLSSCQVIVHCLAGISRSATIAIAYIMKTMGMSSDDAYRFVKDRRPSISPNFNFLGQLLEYERSLKLLAALQGDPPHLGTPEPLQGPAAGIPLPRLPPSTSENAATGSAAGTTAREGSPRAGGEVPAPTGAPATSALQQGLRGLHLSSDRLQDTNRLKRSFSLDIKSAYAPSRQPDCPGPPDPGEAPKLCKLDSPSGGTLGLPSPSPDSPDVAPEARPRPRRRPRPLAGSPARSPVHGLGLNFGDTARQTPRHGLSALSAPGLPGPGQPAGPGAWVPPLDSPGTPSPDGPWCFSPEGAQGAGSARFPAFGRVVAPGPGASSGDLRRREATRAEPRDVRTGWPEEPAPDAQFKRRSCQMEFEEGMVEGRARGEELAALGKQASFSGSVEVIEVS from the exons ATGGCCGGTGACCGGCTCCCACGGAAGGTCATGGATGCCAAGAAGTTGGCCAGCCTACTGCGGGGCGGGCCTGGGGGCCCTCTGGTCATCGACAGCCGCTCCTTCGTGGAGTACAACAGCTGGCATGTGCTCAGTTCTGTCAACATCTGCTGCTCCAAGCTGGTGAAGCGGCGGTTGCAGCAGGGCAAAGTGACCATCGCTGAGCTCATCCAGCCAGCTGTGCGTAGCCAG GTGGAGGCCACAGAACCACAGGACGTGGTGGTCTATGACCAGAGCACACGGGACGCTAGTGTGCTGGCAGCAGACAGCTTCCTGTCCATCCTGCTCAGCAAGCTGGACGGCTGCTTCCACAGTGTGGCCATCCTCACAG GGGGCTTTGCCACCTTTTCCTCCTGCTTCCCCGGCCTCTGTGAGGGCAAGCCTGCTGCCCTGCCATCCATGAGCCTTTCCCAGCCCTGCCTGCCAGTGCCCAGTGTGGGCCTGACCCGAATCCTGCCTCACCTCTACCTGGGCTCTCAGAAAGATGTCCTAAACAAG GATCTGATGACCCAAAATGGAATAAGCTATGTCCTCAATGCCAGCAACTCCTGCCCCAAGCCGGACTTCATCTGCGACAGTCACTTCATGCGTATTCCCATCAATGACAACTACTGTGAAAAGCTGCTGCCCTGGCTGGACAAGTCCATCGAGTTCATTg ATAAAGCCAAGCTGTCCAGCTGCCAGGTCATCGTCCACTGTCTGGCTGGCATCTCCCGCTCTGCCACCATTGCCATCGCCTACATCATGAAGACCATGGGCATGTCCTCTGATGATGCCTACAG GTTCGTGAAGGACCGGCGCCCTTCCATTTCTCCCAACTTCAACTTCCTGGGTCAGCTGCTGGAGTATGAGCGAAGCCTGAAGCTGCTGGCTGCCCTGCAGGGTGACCCGCCCCACCTAGGAACCCCAGAGCCCCTCCAGGGCCCTGCAGCAGGAATCCCACTGCCCAGGCTGCCACCATCTACCTCAGAGAATGCTGCCACAGGCAGTGCAGCCGGCACCACAGCCAGGGAGGGCAGtcccagggctggtggagaggtaCCAGCACCCACTGGGGCGCCAGCCACCAGCGCACTGCAGCAGGGCCTGCGTGGCCTGCACCTCTCTTCTGACCGCCTCCAGGACACCAATCGCCTCAAGCGTTCATTCTCACTGGACATCAAGTCGGCCTATGCCCCGAGCAGGCAGCCTGACTGCCCTGGACCGCCCGACCCCGGCGAGGCCCCGAAGCTCTGCAAGCTGGACAGCCCGTCTGGGGGCACACTGGGGCTACCCTCGCCAAGCCCCGACAGCCCTGATGTGGCACCAGAGGCGAGGCCGCGACCTCGCCGGCGGCCAAGGCCCCTGGCCGGTTCTCCTGCGCGCTCGCCGGTGCACGGCCTCGGCCTGAACTTCGGCGACACAGCCCGGCAGACTCCGCGGCACGGCCTCTCGGCCCTGTCAGCGCCCGGGCTGCCCGGCCCTGGCCAGCCGGCTGGCCCCGGGGCCTGGGTGCCGCCGCTGGACTCCCCGGGCACGCCGTCGCCCGATGGGCCGTGGTGCTTCAGCCCTGAGGGCGCGCAGGGGGCGGGCAGCGCCCGGTTCCCGGCCTTTGGCCGGGTGGTTGCGCCGGGACCCGGTGCCAGCAGCGGTGACCTGCGGCGGCGGGAGGCGACGCGGGCAGAGCCCCGGGACGTGCGGACCGGCTGGCCGGAGGAGCCGGCCCCGGACGCGCAGTTCAAGCGGCGCAGTTGCCAGATGGAGTTCGAGGAGGGCATGGTGGAGGGGCGCGCGCGCGGCGAGGAGCTGGCGGCTCTGGGCAAGCAGGCCAGCTTCTCCGGCAGCGTGGAGGTCATCGAGGTGTCATGA